Proteins from a single region of Ensifer adhaerens:
- a CDS encoding OmpA family protein: MVQLRAYLVASAVMMVFTAPVMACDGLRLASEALNRADEAGTKVAADPANMKSCSAAEIALTRRVAALATFNRVAAAVGQGARLESFETDLTAASRDAGGPWQILDALGDIARERRNYEAAATYYQQALEDTANEQLTPDWMAPDKAYIERLDRLASEMRLAAAKPVKLAVRGACKFSYRGVSLKKKATPVRYVFGTAEFTPEGLESAKDLFECLKSAKPAAITLIGHTDPVGTAEANMALSVARAKALAQYLVDAGYPGTWTAVGKGEDEPFKPDDPSAYSEEMLHQLDRRVEVDVGN; this comes from the coding sequence GGCTTGCGACGGCCTCCGTCTGGCGTCCGAGGCGCTCAACCGTGCCGACGAAGCCGGTACTAAGGTGGCGGCGGATCCCGCCAACATGAAGAGCTGCTCGGCAGCCGAGATTGCTCTAACGCGTCGCGTAGCGGCGCTGGCAACATTCAATCGCGTCGCCGCGGCCGTGGGGCAGGGCGCTAGGCTGGAAAGCTTCGAAACCGACCTGACGGCCGCGAGCCGGGATGCCGGTGGTCCCTGGCAGATCCTCGATGCGCTCGGTGACATCGCTCGGGAGCGCCGGAATTATGAAGCGGCGGCGACCTATTATCAGCAGGCGTTGGAGGATACGGCCAACGAACAGCTGACGCCGGACTGGATGGCGCCGGACAAGGCGTACATCGAGCGGTTGGACCGGTTGGCCTCGGAGATGCGGCTTGCCGCTGCCAAGCCCGTCAAGCTCGCCGTGCGCGGTGCCTGCAAATTCTCCTATCGCGGCGTGTCGCTCAAGAAGAAGGCGACCCCGGTGCGCTATGTCTTCGGCACGGCGGAGTTCACGCCTGAAGGCCTCGAATCGGCGAAGGACCTTTTCGAGTGCCTGAAATCGGCAAAGCCGGCGGCAATTACCCTGATTGGTCACACTGATCCGGTTGGCACCGCCGAGGCGAACATGGCGCTTTCGGTCGCCCGCGCGAAAGCGCTTGCCCAATATCTAGTCGACGCCGGCTATCCCGGCACCTGGACGGCCGTCGGCAAGGGAGAGGACGAGCCGTTCAAGCCGGATGATCCGAGCGCCTATAGCGAGGAGATGTTGCACCAGCTCGACCGGCGGGTGGAAGTGGATGTGGGGAACTAG
- a CDS encoding caspase family protein — MTLFVLPVAPVYAATSALVVGVDIYPHEVSLDGAVKDARDVAQALKAAHVGTIHQFINEQATKDAIRFAWTELVSSSARGDTIVFTYAGHGAQMPELVAGSEEDGLDEFLELPGFDRNRAEETGKEIIVDNELNAWFAEAEAKGIQVLFVSDSCFSGGMNRSISGKTRLAPMVRAKVPPPSEEALRAAKVKDVELSRVTILAASLESQPTPEVVIGGEPRGALSWSFARALEGAADRDGDGRISRIELEDYVFSNVKLQSEALQVPNFTPQVPRSDREIVLSLPRSATIGAGATGDAGTKLKSPREMGWTGKLPLSVTGTAPPLNNLGGSGVPYRWDASTGVFYTPNGDVAGEHIASDMLQGAIDKFILVDFLKALATQSPGNVSLTPLKDIYAAGDRLNFKATQGDYANMLVFNLANTGEAQLLDVQIAGSGSHAFQLQGLEVVKPFGADHLVVISTNAPIDAIAAAFSNSKLDAAALLRLLEARLEGSESTIAIQPLYTRDRGQ; from the coding sequence ATGACCCTGTTCGTCCTACCCGTCGCGCCCGTCTATGCGGCCACGTCGGCGCTTGTCGTCGGGGTCGACATCTATCCGCATGAGGTGAGCCTCGACGGTGCAGTGAAAGACGCACGCGATGTCGCGCAGGCGCTAAAAGCGGCGCATGTCGGTACGATCCACCAGTTCATCAATGAGCAGGCGACCAAGGACGCCATACGCTTTGCCTGGACCGAGCTGGTTTCCAGCTCAGCCCGTGGCGATACGATCGTCTTCACCTATGCCGGACATGGCGCGCAGATGCCGGAGTTGGTTGCCGGCAGCGAAGAAGACGGCCTGGATGAGTTCCTGGAACTGCCTGGCTTCGACAGAAACCGTGCGGAGGAAACGGGCAAGGAGATCATTGTCGACAACGAGCTGAATGCCTGGTTCGCGGAAGCGGAAGCGAAAGGCATTCAGGTTCTGTTCGTGTCAGACAGTTGCTTTTCCGGCGGCATGAACCGCTCCATTTCCGGCAAGACGCGGTTGGCACCGATGGTGCGTGCAAAGGTGCCGCCGCCCTCCGAAGAGGCGCTCAGGGCCGCGAAGGTCAAAGACGTGGAACTGTCTCGGGTGACGATCCTCGCCGCCTCGCTCGAAAGCCAGCCAACGCCGGAAGTGGTGATCGGCGGCGAGCCGCGCGGAGCCCTGAGCTGGAGCTTTGCCCGTGCCCTCGAGGGCGCTGCCGATCGCGATGGCGATGGCCGCATCTCGCGCATCGAGCTCGAGGATTACGTCTTCTCCAACGTCAAGCTTCAGTCGGAAGCGCTGCAGGTGCCGAACTTCACGCCGCAAGTGCCGCGCTCTGACAGGGAGATTGTCCTGTCCTTGCCGCGCAGCGCGACGATCGGCGCGGGTGCGACGGGCGACGCCGGAACGAAATTGAAATCGCCGCGTGAAATGGGTTGGACCGGGAAACTGCCGCTCAGCGTCACCGGTACGGCGCCGCCTCTCAACAATCTCGGCGGCAGCGGCGTGCCCTATCGCTGGGATGCATCCACCGGCGTGTTCTACACGCCCAACGGCGACGTCGCCGGCGAACACATCGCGTCGGATATGCTCCAGGGCGCCATCGACAAGTTTATCCTGGTCGATTTCCTGAAGGCCTTGGCGACACAGAGCCCTGGCAACGTTTCGCTGACGCCGCTGAAGGATATCTACGCGGCAGGCGACAGGCTTAATTTCAAGGCCACGCAGGGCGACTACGCGAACATGCTGGTTTTCAATCTGGCGAACACGGGCGAAGCACAGCTTCTCGATGTGCAGATTGCCGGGAGCGGCAGCCACGCGTTTCAGCTTCAGGGCCTGGAGGTGGTGAAACCCTTTGGCGCGGATCACCTGGTCGTCATATCGACGAATGCGCCGATCGACGCCATTGCGGCGGCCTTCTCCAACTCAAAGCTCGATGCCGCAGCACTTTTGCGCCTTCTTGAAGCAAGGTTGGAGGGCAGCGAGAGCACCATAGCCATCCAGCCGCTTTACACGCGGGACCGGGGCCAATGA